A stretch of Exiguobacterium sp. BMC-KP DNA encodes these proteins:
- a CDS encoding DUF2621 family protein: MEWFMNGILLWGFIMITLMAIGGFFMFRKFLKKLPKEDGKSMMDWEDEYIDQTRHLWTDETMELLNALVMPVPSAFRDVARRKIAGRIGQFALEEQATQMTSELVVKGYISATPKRDHKFLKKALTEHAIDWRDYALYFQN, translated from the coding sequence ATGGAATGGTTCATGAACGGGATTCTGCTCTGGGGCTTTATCATGATTACACTCATGGCGATTGGCGGGTTTTTCATGTTCCGGAAGTTCCTCAAGAAGTTACCGAAAGAAGACGGTAAATCGATGATGGACTGGGAAGATGAATACATCGACCAGACACGACATCTTTGGACAGATGAGACGATGGAATTATTAAACGCCCTCGTCATGCCAGTACCATCGGCGTTTCGAGATGTCGCACGTCGTAAGATTGCCGGACGGATCGGGCAATTTGCACTCGAGGAACAAGCGACGCAGATGACATCTGAACTGGTCGTCAAAGGGTACATTTCCGCTACGCCGAAACGCGATCATAAATTCTTGAAAAAAGCACTGACGGAGCACGCCATCGACTGGCGAGACTACGCATTATATTTCCAAAATTGA
- a CDS encoding YneF family protein, with product MATWIWILIALLCLVAGVALGFYIARRYMMNYLEQNPPINEDMIKTLMMQMGQKPSQKKVNQVMRSMSGSMKSPKK from the coding sequence TTGGCTACATGGATTTGGATTTTAATTGCCCTTCTTTGCTTGGTAGCAGGTGTCGCCCTTGGTTTCTATATCGCTCGTCGATACATGATGAACTACTTGGAGCAAAACCCACCAATCAACGAAGATATGATTAAGACATTGATGATGCAAATGGGTCAAAAGCCATCACAAAAGAAAGTCAACCAAGTGATGCGTTCAATGAGTGGTTCAATGAAATCACCTAAAAAATAA
- a CDS encoding cytochrome c biogenesis CcdA family protein, giving the protein MELSLWLAFGAGLLSFVSPCTLPLYPVFLSYITGVSVTDLKERGVREKRSLFHTLAFLVGFAMVFAVLGLSTSLFADVFITYRDTLRMVGALVIFVFGVVLVGLWQPTFLMREKKLNLGERKGGYVGTVLVGIGFAAGWTPCTGPILAGVIGLAATNPSQGMFYMLAYVLGFSIPFLLMAFFVGRSRLFVQYSLKLTKFGGALMMVFGVMLYFDGLSKFAAWMSDIVGFTGF; this is encoded by the coding sequence ATGGAGCTCTCATTATGGTTAGCGTTCGGAGCCGGTTTATTATCATTCGTCTCTCCGTGTACGCTACCGTTGTACCCTGTGTTTCTCTCGTATATCACAGGCGTGTCGGTAACGGATTTAAAAGAACGGGGCGTACGGGAAAAACGATCCTTGTTTCATACGTTAGCCTTCCTTGTTGGTTTTGCGATGGTCTTTGCGGTCCTTGGACTCTCGACGTCCTTGTTCGCGGATGTCTTCATCACCTATCGAGATACATTACGAATGGTTGGGGCACTCGTCATCTTCGTGTTTGGTGTCGTTCTCGTCGGGTTATGGCAACCGACATTCTTAATGCGTGAAAAGAAACTGAACCTCGGGGAACGAAAAGGGGGATACGTCGGAACTGTCCTAGTCGGTATCGGTTTTGCGGCCGGTTGGACACCGTGTACGGGTCCGATTCTCGCAGGAGTCATTGGATTAGCTGCGACCAATCCGAGTCAAGGTATGTTCTATATGCTGGCTTACGTACTTGGGTTTTCGATTCCTTTCTTATTAATGGCGTTTTTCGTTGGTCGTTCACGTTTGTTCGTGCAGTATAGTCTGAAATTAACGAAATTCGGGGGAGCCTTGATGATGGTGTTCGGAGTCATGCTGTATTTTGATGGCTTGAGTAAATTCGCAGCATGGATGAGTGACATCGTCGGATTCACTGGATTTTAA
- a CDS encoding YneB family resolvase-like protein: MKVVIYCRVSTEKEAQDSSIERQRMELSKVASQKGFDVVDVVSEKESGYDVDREGMLTVLDHVTRDAIDAVLVTDDTRIGRGNAKIAILHTFKKHGVRLMTLDSDGEYQLADAEAMVLEIVSLVEEYQRKLHNAKIARGMRRAVEQGFRPERNLNRQGDNAGRSRKDVPIEEIVRLRELGLTFSDIAITLRGMGHDISKATVNRRYLEYRELTPSSE; encoded by the coding sequence ATGAAGGTCGTGATTTATTGTCGGGTGTCGACTGAAAAAGAAGCACAAGATAGTTCGATTGAACGTCAACGGATGGAACTTTCGAAGGTGGCATCTCAAAAAGGATTTGATGTCGTAGATGTCGTCTCTGAAAAAGAGAGTGGATACGATGTTGATCGTGAAGGGATGCTAACTGTTCTTGATCATGTGACACGTGATGCGATAGATGCGGTTCTCGTGACGGATGACACACGAATTGGGCGAGGGAATGCGAAAATTGCTATTTTGCATACATTTAAAAAGCATGGTGTTCGACTGATGACGCTTGATTCCGATGGCGAATATCAGCTTGCTGATGCAGAGGCGATGGTGCTTGAGATTGTCTCACTCGTTGAAGAATATCAACGCAAATTGCATAATGCAAAAATCGCTCGTGGCATGCGCCGAGCTGTGGAACAAGGGTTTCGACCAGAACGTAATCTCAATCGCCAAGGAGACAACGCTGGACGTAGTCGAAAAGACGTACCAATCGAAGAAATCGTTCGTCTTCGAGAACTTGGTTTGACGTTCTCTGATATTGCAATCACCTTAAGAGGTATGGGGCATGATATTTCAAAAGCCACCGTCAATCGTCGGTACCTCGAATACCGTGAACTGACACCTAGCTCGGAATGA
- a CDS encoding ABC transporter transmembrane domain-containing protein, which produces MGVFRKLGWFFRREWKAYSLGVICLIFVAGLELIPPKVIGTTVNGLSEGSLTKNDLIRLAGTLLLIGVATYFIRYFWRFHIFGASIRLGRLLRSQLYGHFSDLDQSFYKKYRSGDLMAHATNDVQAVSMTAGAGILTLVDSVTMGSFVIITMVTTISWKLTLVSLLPMPLMVYLTSRYGKMLHSRFHDAQEAFSDLNDKVAESISGVRVLKATGEVESDVQTFTDLSDDVVQKNRRVAKIDALFDPTIFGLVGLSYIIAVGYGAYLLQQGEIRIGDIVSFTTYLGLLTWPMLAFGWLFNIVERGRASYDRIERMLAIEPEIKDAKEAATIVSSPELHVGIKRFIYDTQPVLQDIDVTLKPGKSLGIVGKTGAGKSTFVRLLSREYDVKQGAIMIGGRDIKQLTRDTVRRQVAIVPQDHFLFSASIADNIAFAKPDASMEDIMEAARIAAVHDDILGFKEGYATMVGERGVTLSGGQKQRISIARALLADCPILVLDDALSAVDAKTEEAIIHHFRTADHDQAQIIVAHRLSAVSHTDEIIVLEDGRIIERGTHEQLLAHDGWYKETYDRQQLESLVEQGGRSNES; this is translated from the coding sequence ATGGGAGTCTTCAGGAAACTCGGTTGGTTTTTCCGACGAGAATGGAAAGCGTATAGTCTTGGGGTCATCTGTTTGATTTTTGTGGCAGGGTTAGAACTGATTCCACCGAAAGTCATCGGGACTACAGTCAATGGTCTGAGTGAAGGGAGCTTGACGAAGAATGATTTGATTCGTCTAGCAGGTACATTGTTGCTTATCGGAGTCGCGACGTATTTCATTCGTTATTTTTGGCGTTTTCATATCTTCGGTGCCTCGATTCGTCTCGGTCGATTGTTGCGCAGTCAACTGTATGGTCATTTTTCAGATTTAGATCAATCGTTCTATAAGAAATATCGTAGCGGAGATTTGATGGCACATGCAACGAACGATGTACAAGCCGTCTCGATGACAGCGGGTGCCGGTATTCTAACGCTCGTTGACTCAGTGACGATGGGGAGCTTCGTCATCATCACGATGGTCACGACAATCAGTTGGAAGTTGACGCTCGTGTCGCTTCTGCCGATGCCACTCATGGTCTATTTGACGTCACGCTACGGTAAGATGCTACATTCGCGTTTTCATGACGCGCAGGAAGCCTTCTCCGATTTAAATGATAAGGTCGCGGAAAGTATTAGTGGTGTCCGTGTTTTAAAAGCGACAGGCGAAGTTGAGTCTGACGTACAGACGTTCACCGATCTATCCGACGACGTTGTCCAAAAGAACCGTCGCGTGGCAAAAATTGATGCTCTGTTTGATCCGACGATCTTTGGGTTAGTCGGTCTATCGTACATCATCGCAGTCGGCTATGGTGCCTACTTATTGCAACAAGGTGAAATTCGGATTGGTGACATCGTCTCATTCACTACATATCTTGGTTTATTGACATGGCCGATGCTCGCTTTCGGTTGGTTGTTTAACATCGTCGAACGTGGTCGTGCTTCTTACGATCGGATCGAGCGGATGCTTGCGATCGAACCGGAAATTAAAGACGCGAAGGAAGCGGCGACGATTGTTTCGTCACCGGAACTTCATGTCGGGATTAAACGATTCATCTATGACACGCAACCGGTCCTACAAGACATCGATGTGACGTTGAAACCGGGTAAATCGCTTGGGATCGTCGGGAAGACGGGTGCTGGTAAATCGACATTCGTTCGTTTATTATCACGTGAATATGACGTCAAACAAGGAGCGATCATGATTGGTGGACGAGACATCAAACAATTGACACGAGATACCGTTCGTCGTCAAGTAGCGATTGTCCCGCAGGATCATTTCCTGTTCTCCGCTTCGATTGCGGATAATATTGCTTTTGCGAAACCCGACGCGTCAATGGAAGACATCATGGAAGCGGCGCGTATTGCAGCGGTTCATGACGATATTCTTGGCTTTAAGGAAGGATATGCGACGATGGTCGGCGAGCGTGGTGTCACGTTGTCTGGTGGTCAAAAGCAACGGATTTCGATTGCCCGGGCGTTACTAGCCGACTGCCCGATTTTAGTGCTCGATGATGCACTATCTGCGGTCGATGCTAAGACTGAGGAAGCGATTATCCATCACTTCCGGACGGCTGATCACGATCAAGCGCAAATCATCGTTGCTCATCGCCTGTCGGCTGTGTCGCATACCGATGAGATCATCGTCCTTGAAGACGGTCGAATCATCGAGCGAGGAACGCATGAGCAGTTACTCGCTCACGACGGTTGGTACAAAGAGACATACGACCGCCAGCAACTAGAATCACTCGTCGAACAAGGAGGGCGTTCTAATGAATCATGA
- the tkt gene encoding transketolase: MTTVEQLAINTIRTLSIDAVQKANSGHPGMPMGAAPMAFSLWADHMNHNPKNPEWFNRDRFVLSAGHGSMLLYSLLHLSGYDLSMEDLKSFRQWGSKTPGHPEYRHTAGVDATTGPLGQGIAMAVGMAMAERHLEAKYNRDDLNVVDHFTYGICGDGDLMEGVSAEAASLAGHLGLGKLVVLYDSNDISLDGDLDKSFSENVQKRFEAYNWQVIRVEDGTDIDSISKAIAAAQAETTKPTLIEVKTVIGFGSPNKSGKSASHGAPLGEAEIKLTKASYIWDHEEFYVPEEVKSLFDERIVQRGASAEDAWNETMKQYEAAHPELHAELVRAIANELPSNWEADLPTYDLSSKKATRQTSGEVLNGLAKNVPTLFGGSADLAGSNNTMLKGEADFDIDPSGRNIWFGVREFAMAAAVNGMALHGGVIPYGATFFVFSDYLRPAVRLAALMGLPSIFVLTHDSIAVGEDGPTHEPVEHLMSFRAMPNVTIYRPADGKETIAAWKTAVQAKDKPTLLVLTRQGLPELEGTTTEGAEKGGYVIAGDVTKADTLLLGTGSEVHLLVEAQKELGESAAVVSLPSWEVFEAQSAEYKESVLPKHITKRVAIEAGASLGWYKYVGTEGQVIGIDRFGASAPGDFLLKEYGMSVENVLATVKQLG; the protein is encoded by the coding sequence ATGACGACAGTAGAACAATTAGCAATTAATACGATTCGTACCTTATCGATTGATGCCGTACAAAAGGCGAACTCGGGTCACCCAGGTATGCCAATGGGAGCAGCGCCGATGGCATTCTCACTTTGGGCGGATCATATGAACCACAACCCTAAAAATCCAGAATGGTTTAACCGCGACCGTTTTGTACTTTCAGCCGGACACGGTTCGATGCTTCTCTACTCACTCCTCCACCTATCGGGATATGATCTATCAATGGAAGATCTAAAATCATTCCGTCAATGGGGATCTAAAACGCCAGGTCACCCAGAATATCGCCACACGGCTGGTGTAGATGCGACGACTGGTCCACTTGGTCAAGGGATCGCGATGGCAGTTGGTATGGCAATGGCAGAGCGTCATCTTGAAGCAAAATATAACCGTGACGACCTTAACGTCGTTGATCACTTCACATACGGAATTTGTGGAGACGGGGACTTGATGGAAGGCGTTTCAGCTGAAGCCGCTTCACTTGCAGGTCACCTTGGTCTTGGGAAATTGGTCGTATTGTACGATTCAAACGATATCTCACTTGACGGAGATCTCGATAAATCATTCTCTGAAAACGTCCAGAAACGCTTCGAAGCGTACAACTGGCAAGTCATTCGCGTAGAAGACGGAACGGATATCGATTCGATTTCGAAAGCAATCGCGGCGGCACAAGCAGAGACGACAAAACCAACATTGATCGAAGTTAAGACAGTCATCGGCTTCGGTTCACCGAACAAATCAGGGAAGTCCGCTTCTCACGGTGCACCACTTGGTGAGGCAGAAATCAAGTTGACGAAAGCTAGCTACATTTGGGATCATGAAGAGTTCTACGTCCCTGAAGAAGTCAAATCATTGTTTGACGAGCGCATCGTTCAACGTGGTGCTTCTGCAGAAGACGCATGGAACGAGACGATGAAACAATACGAAGCAGCTCACCCAGAATTGCATGCTGAACTCGTTCGCGCGATCGCAAACGAATTGCCAAGCAACTGGGAAGCAGACCTTCCGACATACGACTTGTCGTCGAAAAAAGCAACGCGTCAAACGAGCGGTGAAGTCTTGAATGGCCTTGCGAAGAACGTTCCGACATTGTTCGGTGGTTCAGCTGACCTTGCGGGATCAAACAACACGATGCTCAAAGGCGAAGCAGACTTCGATATCGACCCAAGTGGTCGCAACATCTGGTTCGGTGTACGTGAATTCGCAATGGCAGCAGCTGTCAACGGTATGGCACTTCACGGTGGCGTCATTCCTTACGGTGCGACATTCTTCGTCTTCTCGGATTACCTTCGTCCAGCGGTCCGTCTCGCTGCATTAATGGGTCTTCCATCAATCTTCGTCTTGACGCATGACTCGATTGCTGTCGGTGAAGATGGTCCAACACACGAGCCAGTCGAACACTTGATGAGCTTCCGTGCAATGCCGAACGTCACGATCTACCGTCCAGCAGACGGAAAAGAGACAATCGCAGCATGGAAAACAGCGGTTCAAGCAAAAGACAAACCGACACTTCTCGTCTTGACTCGTCAGGGTCTTCCTGAACTTGAAGGTACGACGACAGAAGGCGCTGAAAAAGGTGGTTATGTCATCGCTGGTGACGTCACGAAAGCCGATACACTCTTACTCGGTACAGGTTCAGAAGTTCACCTTCTTGTCGAAGCGCAAAAAGAACTTGGTGAATCAGCAGCTGTCGTTTCTCTTCCATCATGGGAAGTATTCGAAGCACAATCAGCAGAGTACAAAGAATCGGTTCTTCCAAAACACATCACGAAACGTGTAGCGATCGAAGCAGGTGCTTCACTCGGTTGGTACAAATATGTAGGAACAGAAGGACAAGTTATCGGAATCGATCGTTTCGGCGCATCTGCTCCTGGAGACTTCCTCTTGAAAGAATACGGTATGTCTGTTGAGAACGTTTTAGCGACAGTCAAGCAACTCGGATAA
- the yneA gene encoding cell division suppressor protein YneA has protein sequence MIHTIRTHAFSILFYALSVAFVIFLLIPRPDEKVAQLMTASVTVDENATVEQIAEVYNDGSMSDEEYVNWLIKNNDVETKHVISKSKIVVPIAQQ, from the coding sequence ATGATTCATACGATTCGTACTCATGCTTTTTCTATTCTCTTCTATGCTTTAAGTGTTGCTTTCGTGATTTTTTTACTCATACCACGTCCGGATGAAAAGGTCGCGCAACTGATGACAGCGTCCGTAACGGTCGATGAGAACGCTACGGTCGAACAAATTGCTGAAGTCTATAACGACGGTTCAATGTCAGACGAAGAATATGTCAACTGGTTGATCAAAAATAATGATGTCGAGACAAAACATGTCATCTCAAAAAGCAAAATCGTTGTACCAATCGCACAACAATGA
- a CDS encoding ABC transporter ATP-binding protein gives MNHDINEKAVLKRLLDFVKPFKKQVSIAFVLLFITTAAKLGGPYLVKIFIDEYVAPGTYPVQEVALLFTAYLLLHTTGIIVDYLQAFEFQKIALQVIQRLRIDVFRHVMHLRLAYFDRTPAGVLVSRITNDTEAIKELYIGVLSTFVQSGVQLIGTYIFLYLLEPRLATLALLLLPLFYFIIWIYRKYSTKYYAEVRDLLSKINAQLNESINGMAIIQQFRQEKRLMAEFEETNVAHQNGRYKNLKLDSWLLRPIIELLLAISIATLVTYFGVLSFSQTVQVGVVYAFISYMERIFQPVQQIMQRLSEFQQAVVSADRVFKVLDTDEPEPTKQLEGDARVSEGHIVFEDVRFSYDGEKDVLKGISFEAKKGQTIALVGHTGSGKSSIINILMRFYAYQSGRILIDGQPLEQLSEEELRQHVGLVLQDSFLFTGTVADNIRLFDSSISFDRVEAAAKFVQADGFINQLDHQYDSPVAERGATFSAGERQLISFARTMARDPKILILDEATSSIDTETEEKVQVALERMRQGRTTIAIAHRLSTIQDADLILVLHQGEVIEQGNHQELIAQDGLYKKMYQLQSGHVTVS, from the coding sequence ATGAATCATGATATCAATGAAAAAGCCGTCCTGAAACGATTGCTCGATTTCGTCAAACCGTTCAAGAAGCAAGTCAGTATCGCCTTCGTTCTCCTGTTCATTACGACAGCAGCAAAACTCGGAGGACCGTATCTCGTTAAGATTTTCATTGATGAGTATGTCGCACCAGGAACCTATCCAGTTCAAGAAGTCGCACTTCTGTTTACGGCATATTTGTTATTGCATACGACAGGGATCATCGTCGATTATTTACAGGCATTTGAGTTCCAAAAGATTGCTTTGCAAGTCATTCAACGTTTACGGATCGATGTGTTCCGGCACGTCATGCATTTACGGCTCGCTTATTTCGACCGGACGCCTGCCGGAGTGCTCGTTTCCCGGATCACGAACGATACGGAAGCGATTAAGGAACTCTATATCGGTGTCCTGTCGACATTCGTTCAAAGTGGTGTCCAGTTGATTGGGACGTATATCTTCCTCTATCTCCTAGAACCACGACTCGCAACGCTTGCGCTGTTGTTGTTACCGCTGTTTTATTTCATTATCTGGATCTACCGAAAGTACTCGACGAAATATTACGCGGAAGTTCGCGATCTACTGTCGAAAATCAATGCGCAACTGAACGAATCGATCAATGGGATGGCGATCATTCAACAATTCCGCCAAGAAAAGCGCTTGATGGCAGAATTCGAAGAAACGAATGTCGCTCACCAGAACGGTCGCTATAAGAACCTGAAGCTCGATAGCTGGTTACTACGACCAATCATTGAATTGTTACTAGCGATTTCGATTGCGACACTTGTGACGTATTTCGGTGTCTTATCGTTCTCACAAACAGTTCAAGTCGGTGTCGTCTATGCCTTCATCAGTTACATGGAGCGGATCTTCCAACCGGTTCAGCAAATCATGCAACGGTTATCCGAGTTCCAACAAGCTGTCGTCTCAGCGGACCGCGTGTTCAAGGTGCTTGATACGGATGAGCCAGAACCGACGAAACAACTCGAAGGAGATGCACGTGTATCAGAAGGACATATCGTCTTTGAAGACGTTCGCTTTAGTTATGACGGTGAGAAGGATGTCTTGAAAGGCATTTCGTTCGAGGCGAAAAAAGGACAGACGATTGCCCTTGTCGGTCATACCGGAAGTGGAAAGAGTTCAATCATCAATATCTTGATGCGCTTTTACGCTTATCAATCAGGTCGGATTTTGATTGATGGTCAACCGCTCGAGCAGTTATCGGAAGAAGAGCTACGACAACACGTTGGACTCGTTTTACAAGATTCATTCTTGTTCACGGGAACAGTCGCTGACAATATTCGATTATTCGATAGCTCGATCTCTTTTGATCGTGTCGAAGCGGCAGCAAAATTCGTCCAAGCCGACGGATTCATCAATCAACTCGATCATCAATATGACAGTCCCGTTGCTGAACGGGGTGCGACATTCTCCGCTGGAGAACGTCAGTTGATTTCCTTCGCACGCACGATGGCGCGAGACCCGAAAATCCTGATTCTCGATGAAGCGACCAGTTCGATTGATACGGAGACAGAGGAAAAAGTGCAAGTCGCACTTGAACGGATGCGTCAAGGACGGACAACGATTGCCATAGCGCACCGTCTATCGACGATTCAAGATGCTGATTTGATTCTTGTATTGCATCAAGGAGAAGTCATTGAACAAGGAAATCACCAGGAATTGATTGCGCAAGATGGACTGTATAAGAAGATGTATCAGCTACAATCCGGTCATGTTACCGTTTCCTAA
- a CDS encoding DUF896 domain-containing protein, with the protein MLSQEQLDRINALANKSKVEPLTEAETAEQKELRAAYLAAFRGSFKNQLMGMKIVDEEGTDVTPEKLKQAQEEERNKQ; encoded by the coding sequence ATGTTATCACAAGAACAATTAGATCGAATCAACGCTTTAGCGAATAAATCAAAAGTCGAGCCATTAACAGAAGCGGAAACGGCAGAGCAAAAAGAACTACGTGCGGCCTATCTCGCAGCGTTCCGTGGATCGTTTAAAAATCAACTCATGGGCATGAAGATCGTCGACGAAGAGGGTACAGACGTTACACCAGAGAAGTTGAAACAAGCACAAGAAGAAGAACGAAACAAGCAATAA
- a CDS encoding aspartyl-phosphate phosphatase Spo0E family protein has product MTTQQLLTLAIEAKRSELYHQADQSSFTSPRVLQLSHELDVLLLEYSRMVQNYTLHGSNEPLLS; this is encoded by the coding sequence ATGACGACACAACAACTATTGACGTTAGCCATCGAAGCCAAACGTAGCGAACTATATCATCAAGCTGACCAGTCCAGCTTCACCTCCCCGCGTGTTTTACAACTTAGTCATGAACTCGACGTCTTACTTTTAGAATATTCACGTATGGTTCAAAACTATACGCTTCACGGTTCGAATGAACCGCTCTTATCATGA
- a CDS encoding SH3 domain-containing protein: MKKAVFAAGLAATALSVGFAQETEAASETVTVNTAVLNVRTAPTTASADVGNVYKGQTLNVEGRSGAWIQTHINGQKRYVHGAYTSAAGSFDFKKATVTTAVLNVRTQPTTSSKDVGNLYKGEKVNVEGKVGAWIKTTIDGKTRYVHSAYTTLGSVAKAPAAKPAAKPAPKAAAQPATATKQSTPAKSGTKVTMNVSAYTNDPSNNGSQLYNGRALTASGYDVTNTITYNGMRIVAASSQYPIGTRMHIEGIGEAIVLDRGGAIQGNRLDLLVGSQQEALNWGRQNVTVTVY, translated from the coding sequence ATGAAAAAAGCAGTTTTCGCTGCCGGTCTTGCAGCAACAGCTCTATCAGTAGGATTTGCCCAAGAGACAGAGGCTGCCTCAGAAACGGTAACAGTAAATACAGCAGTACTCAACGTACGCACAGCACCTACAACTGCATCAGCAGACGTAGGCAATGTATATAAAGGTCAAACATTAAATGTCGAAGGACGTTCTGGCGCATGGATCCAAACTCACATTAACGGTCAAAAACGTTATGTCCATGGCGCGTATACGTCTGCAGCAGGCTCATTCGACTTTAAAAAAGCTACAGTTACTACGGCAGTACTAAACGTCCGCACACAACCAACGACAAGCTCGAAAGATGTCGGTAATCTCTACAAAGGCGAAAAAGTCAACGTAGAAGGTAAAGTCGGTGCATGGATCAAAACAACAATCGACGGTAAAACACGCTATGTACACAGTGCATATACAACACTCGGTAGCGTAGCGAAAGCACCAGCGGCTAAACCGGCTGCAAAACCAGCACCAAAAGCAGCAGCTCAACCAGCAACTGCAACAAAACAATCAACACCTGCAAAATCAGGTACAAAAGTGACGATGAACGTCAGTGCTTACACGAACGACCCATCTAACAATGGTAGCCAACTCTACAATGGTCGCGCGTTGACAGCAAGCGGTTATGATGTCACGAATACGATCACGTACAATGGTATGCGTATCGTAGCAGCTTCTTCACAATACCCGATTGGTACACGGATGCACATCGAAGGCATTGGTGAAGCAATCGTACTCGACCGTGGTGGCGCAATCCAAGGTAACCGCCTTGATCTTCTCGTTGGTTCACAACAAGAAGCACTCAACTGGGGTCGCCAAAACGTCACAGTTACAGTCTACTAA
- a CDS encoding CcdC family protein, with translation MIWISTGVALVMGLLISFIRVKASAKPTNAKKILIPPFAMSTGMLQFLYPASRLTWTEVAEALLVGAIFSIFLIKTSNFYEAEGQIYLQRSKAFFIVLFGILFVRTVAKFFIGGQIDIFETGGIFYLVAFGMIAPWRFAMYMKYKRVKSGTVPVAHLPQ, from the coding sequence ATGATTTGGATATCAACTGGGGTAGCGCTCGTCATGGGATTGCTGATTAGCTTCATTCGTGTGAAGGCGTCAGCAAAGCCAACGAACGCTAAAAAAATCTTGATCCCGCCCTTTGCGATGTCGACGGGGATGCTACAGTTTTTGTATCCGGCCTCCCGCCTGACATGGACGGAAGTAGCAGAAGCTTTGCTTGTTGGAGCAATCTTCAGCATCTTCTTGATCAAGACATCCAATTTTTATGAAGCAGAAGGACAGATTTACCTGCAACGCTCGAAAGCATTTTTCATCGTTTTATTCGGTATCTTATTCGTACGAACCGTTGCGAAATTTTTTATCGGAGGTCAAATCGATATTTTCGAAACGGGTGGAATCTTTTATCTCGTTGCCTTCGGTATGATCGCTCCGTGGCGCTTCGCGATGTATATGAAATACAAACGGGTGAAATCGGGCACCGTGCCTGTAGCGCATTTACCTCAATAA